The sequence below is a genomic window from Ignavibacteria bacterium.
TAATTCGATAGTGATTCCTTTTTTTCGAAATGGTTTTTCAACGAAAAAGCAAACTACCGACCAGACTTTTTGTTCATCAATTCTTTTGAGAACACGTGAACTTTCGAGAAAAGGATATTTCTCACGTGGAGATATTGCACACCATCCAACAGGCTCGTCATTGAAATACGCAAGAATTCCAGGCTTTTCATTATTAAGAACAATTTTCTTAAATGCGTTTTTGTTTTTGATACCTTTCTGCTTTTCAAAATCTTTTCTTGAAAGTTTCCACCACATACACCAGCATCCTCCGCAAGCACCTCGTTTGCCGAATAATTTTTCGAGATCTTTCCACCGTGAAGGTGTGAGTACTTTGAATTTTAGTCTCAGTGATTCCACCGGCATTTTCTTATTTCCGTTTCCAATGATTCTCAGAGTAAAGCATCAATTCCTTTCCGGGTGGCGATAATTCAAAATACTCCTTGAATTCATTTTCGTTAATTATTTCGTAAGTTAATTTTGCTATAAAGCCAGATGGAACATTCTCGATTGCTTCAGAAAAGAAAATCAATTTTTTCTTATCACTCGAAAGACTATCTAGAATGTATTGATTAACAAAGCCTTCAACATGGAATTGTCTCATAACAAATTTTTTTCTGAACTTATCATAACTGATGAATGCCCAATCCTCGTGAATTTCTCCTTTCGGATTTTTTTCTTGCGGTTCAAAAGTAGATTTATTCTTCCAATGTAAATATTTTCCTTGCATTATAAACTCGATTGTTCTCTCGCCCTTACCGATACCGGCTTTGCCTGTTTCATATCCCTCCCATTCGCCAACGAAGAAATCGAAATTACTCCAAAGACTTAAATCTTTTTGTGCATAAACATTTTGAAGAAAGAAAATGGAAATTGTCAAACAAATTGAAATAAAGTTTTTCTTTAATTTCATACAAATCCTCTTACTATCAACAATACAAATTAAGTCATTTTCCTATATTTCTATAAACAAATTTCTTTTGAAAGAATTCAGTTTTGTATAAATTTAATAAGTTTTTTGATAATTAAGATTGTGTAAAATTGATGTCGATAAAAATAAGGGAATCTGAGACTAGATATTCGCTGATTGATCCGCAGCTTGGACAAGCTGACTGGAATCTTGCAGACCATACTGCAGGTTGGTTTTGAAATCCTCATTAAAATTATATTAAGTCATTTATAACGTTATTTATTGATTACTGTTTAAAAGGAATAATGTAGAAATTTTTGCTATATTTTTATTTATTATTCAATTATGTCTAATGATACTGCTAAGGTATCAATTGTAAGTCGAATCTCTGATTCGACAAAATCTCAAAACGAAGTTTCACGAATAAAGGAAATATAAATGCACATAAACATTACTATGCTCAAACAAAAAATAGACTCCCTTTGAGACAAATTCTGATTGATCAAAAATGTAACTAAAAATTTTTTTTCGAGAAATTATAATCATTGAAAAGATATAAAACATATTACAAACGCAATCTTCCACATTATCAACCGCCGGGACATACTTTTTTCGTTACGTACAGATTAGATGGGTCTTTGCCAATTGAAGTAATAAAGAA
It includes:
- a CDS encoding GNAT family N-acetyltransferase encodes the protein MPVESLRLKFKVLTPSRWKDLEKLFGKRGACGGCWCMWWKLSRKDFEKQKGIKNKNAFKKIVLNNEKPGILAYFNDEPVGWCAISPREKYPFLESSRVLKRIDEQKVWSVVCFFVEKPFRKKGITIELLKATIDYVRKSGGKILEGYPIEPINGKTADVFAWTGIASAFRKAGFNEIARHSPTRPIMRKYI